The following proteins are encoded in a genomic region of Methanoculleus bourgensis MS2:
- a CDS encoding CPBP family intramembrane glutamic endopeptidase: MPLEFFRRHAPELMLVFFGLIFALVVFAPLEGEVESFLTAALDVALFVILAMLAYLAEDRHRAFRWAAVVWLLVLIGGLAAVTAGFGVMSILPAEAIEDEFDPDSIDLAMAAEVALLLLGILGAAVASLVGFSRRFRVWLAQYLPFDPDSFVHRVALVTILALTLIPPVPLLVTGVPPYLSPQFIDLLTDSGDLFADTVRLNAYGLFWTLIASFLIAGACVRRTLPEALERLGLVRPTGREVVLAVAAAVALVVAFHFIDPALAALVGYLGLPVTDTEAVNLLFAGSLTLPGIIVASIAAGFGEEVSIRGLLQPRFGILLPALLFASLHAYQYSWDGLISVFLAGIVFAYIRRYSNTTTSAITHTVYDLVLFALLMVGVSF, from the coding sequence ATGCCGCTAGAATTCTTTCGCCGCCACGCCCCCGAACTAATGCTCGTCTTCTTCGGGCTCATCTTCGCGCTTGTGGTCTTTGCACCCCTCGAGGGGGAGGTGGAGTCGTTCCTCACCGCCGCACTCGACGTGGCGCTCTTTGTCATCCTCGCGATGCTCGCCTACCTGGCAGAAGACCGGCACCGGGCGTTCCGGTGGGCCGCCGTCGTATGGCTCCTCGTCCTCATCGGCGGGCTTGCGGCCGTCACGGCTGGCTTCGGGGTTATGTCGATCCTGCCAGCGGAGGCCATCGAGGACGAGTTCGACCCTGACTCAATCGACCTTGCCATGGCTGCAGAGGTGGCGCTGCTCCTCCTAGGCATCCTCGGGGCAGCAGTCGCAAGCCTCGTCGGGTTCTCCCGCCGGTTTCGGGTCTGGCTCGCTCAATACCTCCCGTTCGACCCTGACTCGTTCGTCCATAGGGTTGCGCTCGTGACCATCCTCGCCCTGACCCTGATCCCGCCGGTGCCGCTCCTGGTGACAGGGGTCCCGCCCTACCTCTCGCCGCAGTTCATCGACCTCCTGACCGACTCCGGGGACCTCTTCGCCGATACGGTCCGGTTGAATGCGTACGGTCTCTTCTGGACGCTCATCGCATCGTTCCTCATCGCAGGGGCATGCGTGCGGCGGACGCTCCCGGAGGCCCTGGAACGTCTCGGGCTCGTCAGGCCGACAGGACGGGAGGTCGTTCTCGCCGTTGCCGCGGCCGTCGCGCTTGTCGTGGCGTTCCACTTCATCGACCCGGCACTCGCGGCGCTGGTGGGCTACCTCGGCCTGCCGGTCACCGATACCGAGGCCGTCAACCTGCTCTTCGCAGGATCGCTCACGCTCCCCGGGATCATTGTGGCGTCCATAGCGGCGGGGTTCGGCGAGGAGGTGAGCATCCGCGGGCTGCTCCAGCCCCGGTTTGGCATCCTCCTCCCGGCGCTCCTCTTTGCCTCGCTCCACGCGTACCAGTACAGCTGGGACGGCCTCATTTCGGTCTTCCTTG